A single Argentina anserina chromosome 7, drPotAnse1.1, whole genome shotgun sequence DNA region contains:
- the LOC126801456 gene encoding uncharacterized protein LOC126801456 → MAFHVACPITCRRICFCPLGFPRSLATANSKASFLDEVVKVHDFLSDPSGIRARDDGRTVQVVVPRVAPPPPPPTLPVPAVVVKDAVVVEDESAAAATAQAKRAALQRKAAADMVAAEDFARRFESGDLSDTSRGVVGEEQGQSNVMCRICFSGENEGSERARRMLPCKTCGKKYHRNCLKTWAQHRDLFHWSSWACPSCRICEVCRRTGDPNKLMFCKRCDGAYHCYCQHPSHKNVSAGVYVCPKHTKCHSCGSNVPGNGLSVRWFLGYTCCDACGRLFVKGNYCPVCLKVYRDSESTPMVCCDMCQRWVHCHCDGISDEKYQQFQLDGNLQYKCATCRGECHQVKNHEDAAKELWKRKDEAERDLITSLKAAAGLPAHEEIHFILPYSSDEESVAPKQKSEYGRSLKLSLKGLVDKSPKKTKDSGKKSLIKISAKKKEYQEISTNNEAKSVRGHVPKYLRLDKNDQMRPSKIAESEVYSSPLAGSVSNTEEIYSVSEPSVLKHKSVDEVMLNGGDRTSKVRIKGRSHGLDIAEDTGKHAGKSKPVKEKKLVINFGAKKINITKSPSSDASTHQREHAAVTSNGGEDVSKKTTSIVADSRHDDSANIGDVKGSKVAGREGNIIKLGRVRSGAADHKPKLVKGDRAEGVDGIPSEQVHVSSGKSIEGGMPASKPAGEVPTMRNNKVYSRKHSESRSASAPKTDESGQTPVSLSSSKDQKDHNKPLLKFKLKKPNVESQSSPQHDEEKSSVKGQRSKRKRPSPFMEKPSFSENDDRAPSVENNLMDEIMDANWILKKLGKDAVGKRVEVQQLSDNSWHKGVVSDVVEGTSLLSVTLDDGKVKSLELGKQGVRFVSQKQKRSRT, encoded by the exons ATGGCATTTCACGTCGCTTGCCCAATTACATG CCGGCGAATCTGTTTCTGTCCGCTAGGGTTTCCTCGATCCCTCGCCACCGCGAATTCCAAGGCGAGCTTCCTCGACGAGGTCGTCAAGGTCCATGACTTTCTCAGCGATCCCTCCGGAATTAGGGCTCGCGACGACGGCAGAACTGTCCAGGTGGTTGTTCCTAGAGTCgcgccgccgccgcctccgCCGACACTGCCGGTTCCGGCGGTTGTGGTTAAGGACGCGGTGGTGGTCGAGGATGAGTCCGCGGCTGCGGCCACCGCTCAGGCTAAGCGCGCGGCTCTGCAGCGCAAGGCCGCCGCGGATATGGTGGCTGCTGAGGACTTTGCTCGGCGATTTGAGTCTGGTGATTTGTCG GACACCTCTAGAGGAGTTGTGGGAGAAGAGCAGGGTCAGTCCAATGTTATGTGTCGGATATGCTTTTCTGGTGAAAATGAAGGAAGTGAGAGAGCAAGAAGGATGCTTCCATGTAAAACCTGTGGCAAAAAGTACCATAGGAACTGCTTGAAAACTTGGGCTCAACACAGAG ATTTATTTCACTGGAGTTCATGGGCATGCCCCTCGTGCCGAATTTGTGAG GTATGTCGAAGAACAGGAGATCCAAACAAACTTATGTTCTGCAAAAGGTGTGATGGTGCTTACCACTGTTACTGCCAACATCCTTCACACAAG AATGTTTCTGCTGGAGTTTATGTGTGCCCAAAACATACAAAGTGTCATAGCTGTGGGTCAAATGTGCCAGGAAATGGTTTAAGTGTAAG GTGGTTTTTGGGATACACTTGCTGTGATGCATGTGGTCGATTATTTGTCAAGGGGAATTATTGCCCAGTTTGCTTGAAG gTTTATAGAGATTCAGAATCAACACCTATGGTCTGCTGTGATATGTGCCAGCGTTGGGTGCATTGCCATTGTGATGGGATCAG CGATGAAAAATATCAACAATTTCAGTTAGACGGAAATCTCCAGTACAAATGTGCCACATGTCGCGGAGAGTGCCATCAG GTCAAGAATCATGAGGATGCTGCAAAAGAGCTTTGGAAAAGAAAAGACGAAGCTGAAAGAGATTTGATTACTAGCTTAAAGGCTGCTGCAGGGTTGCCAGCTCATGAAGAAATACACTTTATTCTACCCTATTCTTCTGATGAAGAAAGTGTCGCTCCAAAACAAAAGAGTGAATATGGACGTTCCTTGAAATTGTCTCTTAAAGGATTGGTTGATAAGTCACCAAAAAAGACCAAGGACAGTGGAAAGAAATCCTTAATCAAAATATCTGCTAAGAAGAAGGAATACCAAGAAATTTCTACTAATAACGAAGCAAAGAGTGTTCGAGGACATGTTCCTAAATATCTTAGGTTGGACAAGAATGATCAGATGCGGCCCTCCAAAATTGCAGAATCAGAAGTATATTCTTCACCTCTTGCTGGAAGTGTGAGCAATACTGAAGAGATATACTCTGTCAGTGAGCCAAGTGTATTGAAGCACAAGTCTGTTGATGAAGTGATGTTGAATGGTGGAGATAGGACGTCCAAAGTTCGTATTAAAGGCAGGTCTCATGGTCTGGATATTGCAGAGGACACTGGGAAGCATGCTGGCAAGTCTAAGCCTGTTAAAGAGAAGAAGCTTGTGATAAACTTTGGTGCAAAAAAGATTAATATAACTAAATCTCCAAGTTCTGATGCTTCAACCCATCAAAGAGAACATGCTGCAGTGACCTCTAATG GTGGTGAAGATGTGAGCAAGAAGACAACAAGTATTGTGGCGGACAGTAGACATGATGATTCTGCCAATATTGGTGATGTTAAAG GTTCAAAGGTTGCTGGAAGAGAAGGGAATATTATAAAGTTGGGAAGGGTAAGGTCAGGAGCAGCAGATCATAAACCCAAACTTGTGAAAGGTGATAGGGCTGAGGGAGTTGATGGCATTCCTTCGGAGCAGGTGCATGTTTCATCTGGAAAAAGCATTGAAGGAGGCATGCCTGCAAGTAAGCCTGCAGGGGAGGTCCCCACTATGAGAAATAACAAGGTATATTCAAGGAAGCACTCAGAAAGCAGGTCTGCTTCTGCTCCTAAGACTGATGAATCTGGCCAAACACCGGTTTCACTTTCTTCCTCCAAAGATCAGAAAGATCACAACAAGCCATTGTTGAAGTTTAAGCTTAAGAAACCTAATGTTGAAAGCCAGAGTTCTCCTCAGCATGATGAAGAAAAAAGCTCTGTTAAGGGCCAGCGGTCAAAAAGAAAGAGACCATCACCGTTTATGGAGAAACCATCTTTTAGTGAAAATGATGATAGGGCACCTTCGGTTGAAAATAATCTAATGGATGAGATCATGGATGCTAATTGGATATTGAAAAAGTTGGGAAAAGATGCAGTTGGAAAGCGAGTGGAAGTGCAGCAGCTATCTGACAATTCATG GCACAAGGGAGTTGTTAGCGATGTTGTTGAAGGCACATCACTGTTATCTGTGACTTTAGATGACGGCAAAGTCAAATCTCTTGAACTTGGAAAGCAAGGGGTTCGGTTTGTATCCCAAAAGCAGAAGAGGTCAAGAACATGA